A section of the Candidatus Omnitrophota bacterium genome encodes:
- a CDS encoding ABC transporter permease produces the protein MISYIIRRLLLIIPMLLGISLITLLLMHFSPADPASIRYGLNPEVSGSARAQFRELYNLDKPVLVQFGLWLKRVVKLDFGNSFIDDVPVIKKIGERLPATLLLGIISILVIYIIAIPLGVSSAVRANSFYDKIVTVAVFIGYATPAFWFALLLIMLFGIHLGWFPISGMRPWYVEYYSFFGALKDLLWRLVLPVAATSLVSLAGISRYMRSSMLEALGQDYVRTARAKGLKESRVVYKHALRNALLPIVTIASMILPALIGGSFIIETIFAWPGMGRMGYEAIMNYDYPVVMGVGVIATFLTLLGLILADIMYAWVDPRIRYE, from the coding sequence ATGATAAGCTATATAATACGGCGATTATTATTGATTATCCCCATGCTATTAGGCATATCGCTTATCACGCTTCTTTTGATGCATTTTAGCCCCGCGGATCCGGCGAGCATAAGATACGGCCTCAATCCCGAGGTGTCGGGTTCAGCGCGCGCCCAGTTCAGGGAATTGTATAACCTTGATAAACCTGTGCTGGTCCAATTTGGCCTTTGGCTTAAAAGAGTGGTAAAACTTGATTTTGGGAATTCGTTTATAGACGATGTCCCAGTCATTAAAAAGATAGGGGAGAGGCTGCCGGCGACACTGCTTTTGGGGATAATATCTATCCTCGTAATTTATATTATAGCGATTCCCCTCGGAGTCAGCTCCGCGGTGCGGGCCAATTCGTTTTATGACAAAATCGTTACCGTAGCTGTTTTTATAGGTTACGCTACGCCCGCATTCTGGTTTGCGCTGCTTTTGATAATGTTATTCGGCATACACCTGGGGTGGTTTCCGATATCGGGGATGCGGCCGTGGTATGTGGAATATTACTCATTCTTCGGGGCATTGAAAGATCTTTTGTGGCGGCTTGTCCTTCCGGTCGCCGCTACTTCACTTGTAAGTTTGGCGGGCATATCGCGTTATATGCGTTCCAGTATGCTTGAAGCGCTCGGCCAGGACTATGTAAGGACCGCGAGGGCGAAGGGGCTCAAAGAATCCCGTGTTGTATACAAGCACGCCCTTCGTAATGCGCTTCTGCCGATAGTGACTATAGCAAGCATGATACTTCCCGCATTAATAGGCGGGAGTTTTATCATTGAGACGATATTCGCGTGGCCGGGGATGGGCAGAATGGGGTATGAGGCGATAATGAATTACGACTATCCCGTTGTAATGGGGGTCGGCGTTATCGCTACATTTCTAACACTTTTGGGATTGATTTTGGCGGATATTATGTACGCCTGGGTCGATCCTAGGATTAGATATGAATAA
- the secG gene encoding preprotein translocase subunit SecG, whose product MLYNFVMAIHIIVSMVLILVILMQAGRGSGVSEMFGGSTQTIFGTSASNFLMKATAAAAVIFIITCMTLAIMSSNRSRSLMESSGAVSQETGKAMDASKAKDMPAANEKTIPSQPE is encoded by the coding sequence ATGTTGTATAATTTTGTCATGGCGATCCATATAATCGTGAGCATGGTATTGATATTGGTCATACTCATGCAGGCAGGCAGAGGCAGCGGCGTGAGCGAGATGTTTGGAGGATCAACTCAGACTATATTTGGCACCTCTGCGTCAAACTTTTTAATGAAGGCGACAGCAGCTGCCGCCGTAATATTTATAATCACCTGTATGACGCTGGCAATAATGTCGTCCAACCGTTCGAGGTCTCTAATGGAATCGTCTGGAGCCGTATCTCAAGAAACCGGGAAGGCGATGGATGCTTCCAAAGCTAAGGATATGCCGGCTGCCAATGAAAAAACGATTCCGTCCCAGCCCGAATAA
- a CDS encoding bifunctional riboflavin kinase/FAD synthetase: MRVIRGIKDLNIKGPTVVTIGIFDGVHRGHQEILKELKKYSRIIKGKSCVITFEPHPLKVLMPKESPPSVISTAHKMRLLEAKGVDIAVIINFTKDFAQSPPLKFADKVLKRRLNTKLLLVGENFVLGKNRSGDVRHLKNIGRRLGFDVRSLKPLKSGTRIISSTLIRRLIMSGRLAEAKKILGRSVTVLGTVVKGEKRGREIGFPTANIDPHHEAMPPSGVYIVKAEFGGRSYQGVVNIGFRPTFHPHKKYAEPVIELHIFDFDKAIYGRDIEITFLKKVRNEKKFRDKHKLAGRVKRDMALAKRYFKNVGA, translated from the coding sequence ATGAGGGTTATACGCGGCATAAAAGATTTAAATATCAAAGGCCCTACCGTTGTCACGATCGGCATATTTGACGGTGTTCACAGGGGGCACCAGGAGATCTTAAAAGAACTAAAAAAATATAGCCGTATCATAAAAGGAAAGAGCTGTGTCATTACGTTTGAACCGCATCCTTTAAAAGTATTGATGCCTAAAGAGTCTCCGCCTTCGGTGATTTCTACGGCGCACAAAATGCGGCTTTTAGAGGCAAAGGGAGTAGATATAGCGGTAATAATAAATTTTACAAAAGATTTTGCGCAGAGCCCGCCCTTAAAATTCGCGGATAAGGTACTAAAGAGGCGGTTAAATACCAAGCTATTATTGGTGGGCGAGAATTTTGTCCTGGGAAAGAACCGATCCGGCGATGTCCGCCATTTAAAAAATATAGGGAGAAGATTAGGCTTTGACGTACGATCACTGAAGCCTTTGAAGTCAGGCACGAGAATCATAAGCAGTACTTTGATACGTAGGCTTATAATGTCCGGTCGCCTGGCCGAGGCAAAAAAAATATTGGGCAGAAGTGTTACAGTACTCGGCACTGTTGTGAAGGGGGAAAAGCGCGGCAGAGAGATAGGTTTTCCTACAGCCAATATAGATCCGCACCATGAGGCAATGCCTCCGAGCGGCGTATATATAGTGAAGGCGGAATTTGGCGGTAGATCTTACCAGGGAGTAGTAAACATAGGGTTTCGCCCGACCTTTCACCCGCACAAAAAATATGCGGAACCGGTTATAGAATTGCATATTTTTGATTTTGATAAAGCGATATACGGCCGTGATATAGAGATAACCTTTTTAAAGAAGGTCAGGAATGAGAAGAAATTTAGAGATAAACATAAACTAGCCGGAAGAGTAAAAAGAGATATGGCTCTCGCGAAAAGATATTTTAAGAACGTAGGGGCATGA
- a CDS encoding bifunctional oligoribonuclease/PAP phosphatase NrnA, whose amino-acid sequence MSIRDVADAIKKYDNYLITSHINVEGDAIGSEIGIYYMVKQLGKNAIMVNSDPVPDRYKFLPSWNKIIVGNNIGAKDYSNVIIVDCPTVERSGKIASLLNAPGEKINIINIDHHVSNKNFGDFNWVEPDASSCGEMIYKLYREMGLNITDDIATVLYVSILTDTGSFRYDSTTSETHKICGDLIKLGIKPAKIAEKVYETKDIGDMELLAKALGTIKVTKNGKIAYICVTKQMMEEAHATPDRTDGFINFARAIEGTEISIFFREDLENAQSIHVGFRSKGSANVNVLASKFGGGGHPKASGCVLKEPLDKAIIKVLDTAEEFLL is encoded by the coding sequence ATGAGCATAAGAGACGTGGCGGATGCCATCAAAAAATACGATAATTACCTGATTACTTCGCACATAAATGTAGAAGGAGATGCCATAGGGAGCGAAATCGGGATTTATTATATGGTAAAACAGCTGGGCAAAAACGCAATAATGGTAAACAGTGACCCTGTCCCGGACAGGTATAAATTTTTACCGTCGTGGAATAAGATAATCGTAGGCAACAATATAGGAGCTAAAGATTATTCCAACGTGATAATAGTGGATTGCCCCACTGTAGAGCGAAGCGGCAAGATAGCGAGCCTTTTGAATGCCCCGGGAGAGAAGATAAACATAATCAACATAGACCACCATGTCAGCAACAAGAATTTCGGCGACTTCAACTGGGTGGAGCCGGATGCCTCATCCTGCGGGGAGATGATCTATAAGTTATATAGGGAGATGGGGTTGAATATTACTGATGACATCGCCACGGTACTTTATGTGTCCATATTGACAGATACGGGTTCCTTCAGGTACGATTCCACGACTAGCGAAACACACAAGATATGCGGTGATCTCATAAAATTGGGAATAAAGCCGGCAAAGATAGCGGAGAAGGTCTATGAGACAAAAGATATCGGCGATATGGAGCTCTTGGCCAAGGCGCTCGGTACCATTAAGGTGACTAAAAACGGTAAGATTGCTTATATATGTGTAACCAAACAGATGATGGAAGAAGCGCACGCTACGCCTGACAGGACCGACGGATTCATAAATTTTGCCAGGGCGATAGAAGGCACTGAGATATCGATATTTTTCAGGGAAGACCTAGAGAACGCCCAGAGTATACACGTCGGTTTCCGTTCCAAAGGAAGCGCCAATGTCAATGTGCTGGCAAGCAAGTTTGGAGGAGGGGGCCATCCCAAGGCATCCGGATGTGTATTGAAGGAGCCGCTCGATAAAGCGATAATAAAAGTTTTAGATACGGCGGAAGAGTTTCTATTATGA
- a CDS encoding peptide-binding protein codes for MAAFLFILSSSYFCGAEPCGDAYVTGSIADARNLIPFLATDTASSGVTGLVFNGLTKVDRDLNIVGDIAERWSRSEDGQEIIFFLHKNIKWHDGIPLTARDVKFTFEAILDPKNACPYSSDFMDIKSIDVIDDYTVRFIYSQPYAPAVSKLGMSIVPEHLLKGEDFLSTKFKRDPIGCGPYIFKEWKSDQHIILGSNKEYFEHRPYIDKYVTRVIPDLSVQYLELITGGIDSMGLTPYQYFYRTDAKAFKSKYNKYKYLSRSYSYIGYNLNDPLFSDKRVRQALSYAIDKNDIITGVLMGLGEPCTGPFFKETPYYNKNAEAYAYNKKKALELLREAGWADTDGDGILDKNGKAFRFKLITNQGNKDREDIATVVQHQWKEIGVLADVQIIAWASFLNEFVDKKNFQAVILGWTLPLDPDCYVVWHSASKKEGGFNFVSYKNEEVDALIEEGRRTFDKERRIVIYNRIHELIADDAPYTFLYFPYATVAVSKRFKGIDPAPAGIGYNFIDWYVDPGEVKYRQ; via the coding sequence ATGGCGGCTTTTCTTTTTATTTTGAGCTCGTCTTATTTTTGCGGGGCAGAACCCTGCGGAGATGCTTATGTCACGGGTTCAATAGCCGACGCGAGAAACCTGATACCTTTTCTTGCCACCGATACTGCTTCAAGCGGCGTGACAGGGCTTGTCTTTAACGGCCTCACCAAAGTGGATCGTGACCTCAACATAGTCGGGGATATTGCCGAGCGATGGTCTCGCTCGGAAGACGGACAAGAGATAATCTTCTTTCTGCATAAAAATATAAAATGGCACGACGGCATACCTTTAACAGCCCGCGACGTAAAATTTACGTTTGAGGCCATACTTGACCCAAAGAATGCCTGCCCATATTCATCGGACTTTATGGATATAAAATCGATAGATGTAATCGATGACTATACCGTAAGGTTCATATATTCGCAGCCGTACGCTCCGGCCGTATCAAAACTGGGCATGTCCATAGTGCCGGAGCATTTACTGAAGGGGGAAGACTTTCTTAGCACTAAGTTCAAAAGAGATCCCATAGGATGCGGACCGTATATCTTTAAGGAATGGAAAAGCGATCAGCATATAATACTTGGGTCAAATAAGGAATATTTTGAACACAGGCCTTATATAGACAAATATGTAACCAGAGTCATACCCGACCTTTCCGTGCAGTACTTGGAATTGATAACAGGCGGCATAGACAGCATGGGCCTTACACCGTATCAGTATTTTTACCGGACCGACGCCAAAGCATTTAAATCCAAATATAATAAGTATAAATACCTTTCCCGCAGTTATTCGTATATAGGCTATAATCTCAATGACCCTCTCTTTAGCGATAAAAGGGTGCGCCAGGCATTGAGTTACGCTATAGACAAAAATGACATAATCACCGGTGTTTTAATGGGGCTGGGCGAGCCGTGTACAGGACCGTTTTTTAAAGAGACGCCTTATTACAATAAAAACGCCGAGGCGTATGCGTATAATAAAAAGAAGGCACTTGAGCTATTAAGGGAAGCTGGTTGGGCGGACACCGACGGAGACGGTATTTTGGATAAAAATGGTAAAGCGTTCAGATTTAAATTGATCACCAATCAAGGGAACAAGGATAGAGAAGATATAGCGACAGTCGTTCAGCACCAATGGAAAGAAATAGGCGTTTTGGCTGATGTGCAGATCATAGCATGGGCATCTTTTCTTAACGAATTTGTGGATAAAAAGAATTTCCAGGCGGTGATATTGGGCTGGACACTTCCCCTAGACCCTGACTGCTATGTGGTGTGGCATTCTGCTTCTAAAAAAGAGGGCGGTTTCAACTTTGTCTCCTATAAAAATGAAGAAGTCGACGCCCTAATAGAAGAGGGAAGAAGGACTTTTGATAAGGAGCGAAGGATAGTCATATATAATCGGATACACGAACTGATCGCGGATGACGCGCCGTACACGTTTCTCTATTTTCCATACGCGACAGTGGCGGTATCCAAACGTTTTAAAGGCATAGATCCCGCGCCCGCCGGCATAGGATATAATTTTATAGACTGGTATGTTGATCCAGGTGAGGTGAAATACAGACAATGA
- a CDS encoding ABC transporter permease: MNNEILKNKQVLFGLVVIIIMYSAAIFAPIIATHNPNEIHLEPNKRLLPPSRENLLGTDDLGRDLFARMLYGARISLSIGFIAVLIMLFIGVVLGV; the protein is encoded by the coding sequence ATGAATAACGAAATATTAAAAAATAAGCAGGTACTTTTTGGGCTTGTGGTGATCATTATAATGTACTCGGCCGCGATCTTTGCGCCGATCATCGCCACTCATAATCCGAATGAGATCCATTTGGAGCCGAATAAAAGATTATTGCCTCCTTCAAGAGAAAATTTGCTCGGAACGGACGATCTCGGGCGTGACCTCTTTGCGAGAATGCTCTACGGCGCGAGGATTTCACTCTCAATCGGTTTCATCGCCGTTTTAATAATGCTTTTTATAGGAGTGGTTCTGGGTGT
- the truB gene encoding tRNA pseudouridine(55) synthase TruB has protein sequence MIRQAFVDGLDGILVMDKPKGMTSHDVVNIVRRVLNTKRVGHAGTLDPIATGVLIILVGKATKKSDSLLNEDKDYAVTLRLGSATDTGDASGKVIRTGSLTGISPGMVKDAIMSFAGESEQVPPMYSAIKQKGETLYKLARKGIEVAREPRRINIKEMRIKDISLPDVIFDISCSKGTYVRQLCQDIGERLGCAGHMAELRRTRSGKYDISQAVALDKLKPADLICQF, from the coding sequence ATGATCAGACAGGCGTTCGTAGACGGCTTGGACGGAATATTAGTCATGGACAAGCCGAAAGGCATGACAAGCCACGATGTGGTCAATATAGTAAGAAGAGTTTTAAATACTAAGAGAGTAGGCCATGCGGGGACGCTTGACCCGATTGCTACAGGTGTGCTTATAATCCTGGTAGGTAAAGCGACAAAAAAATCGGACTCGCTGCTTAACGAAGACAAAGATTATGCCGTTACTTTACGCTTGGGAAGTGCTACCGATACAGGCGATGCGTCCGGAAAGGTTATACGCACAGGTTCTTTAACGGGCATATCTCCCGGTATGGTCAAGGATGCTATTATGAGCTTCGCGGGAGAGAGCGAACAGGTGCCGCCTATGTATTCCGCGATTAAGCAAAAGGGTGAAACGTTATATAAATTAGCAAGAAAAGGCATTGAGGTTGCGCGAGAGCCGCGCAGGATAAATATTAAGGAGATGCGCATAAAAGATATTTCGCTTCCCGATGTGATTTTTGATATTTCCTGTTCAAAAGGTACTTACGTCAGGCAGCTCTGCCAAGATATAGGCGAACGGTTGGGATGCGCCGGCCATATGGCGGAACTGAGACGGACGAGGTCCGGCAAATACGATATATCGCAAGCAGTAGCGCTGGACAAACTGAAGCCGGCAGATCTAATCTGCCAATTCTAA
- the fmt gene encoding methionyl-tRNA formyltransferase: MKIIFFGTSDFAVKVLKRISKSSSILAVVTQPNRQKGRHLKVLAPPVKIEAEKYGISVLQPADVNDPAFTAKLKDMEADVFLVVSYGSMLGKALLVMPKFGALNIHPSLLPKYRGAAPIQRALLRGEKSTGVTIIRMNERLDAGDIILQKESDIKDTDNGDSLSDKLTVMGADLFMEALRLLEAGRAEFRKQDEKEATFAPKLKKEDGLINWNSTTGEILRIIKALTPWPGTYSNLEGRTLKIIEAEPRKGGDFGNASPGEVVLADQEKGFIVKTKDGALSILELQIEGKKVMPAELFLRGHSVKPGARLG, from the coding sequence ATGAAGATAATATTTTTTGGCACATCGGACTTTGCGGTAAAGGTGCTAAAGCGCATTTCAAAAAGCTCCTCCATCCTTGCCGTGGTGACTCAGCCGAATAGGCAAAAGGGACGGCATTTGAAAGTCCTTGCGCCTCCAGTAAAGATCGAAGCGGAGAAATACGGTATCTCAGTTTTGCAGCCGGCCGATGTAAATGATCCGGCATTTACTGCCAAACTGAAGGATATGGAAGCCGATGTATTTTTAGTTGTTTCCTACGGGAGCATGCTGGGAAAAGCGCTTCTAGTAATGCCCAAATTCGGCGCCTTGAATATACATCCCTCTCTCTTACCTAAATATAGGGGAGCGGCGCCGATACAGAGGGCGCTTCTTCGAGGCGAAAAATCAACCGGCGTTACCATCATTAGAATGAACGAACGGCTTGATGCGGGCGATATCATACTTCAGAAAGAATCGGATATAAAAGATACCGATAATGGCGATTCGCTTAGCGATAAACTGACGGTAATGGGCGCAGACTTATTTATGGAAGCGTTGCGATTACTGGAAGCTGGCAGGGCCGAATTTAGAAAGCAGGATGAAAAAGAGGCGACCTTCGCGCCCAAGCTCAAAAAAGAAGACGGCCTTATAAACTGGAATTCCACTACCGGTGAAATACTGAGAATAATAAAAGCGCTTACGCCATGGCCGGGAACATATTCCAATCTGGAAGGGCGGACGCTTAAAATCATAGAAGCAGAGCCGCGAAAAGGGGGAGATTTCGGTAACGCATCTCCGGGAGAGGTCGTTCTGGCTGATCAGGAAAAGGGATTTATAGTAAAGACAAAAGACGGCGCACTTTCCATTTTGGAGCTGCAAATTGAAGGCAAGAAAGTGATGCCGGCGGAATTATTTTTAAGAGGCCATTCGGTAAAACCGGGCGCAAGGCTGGGTTAG
- the tpiA gene encoding triose-phosphate isomerase has protein sequence MRRVIIAGNWKMHKTIVESIELVNALKRDLADIENIDVVVIPPYTALSEVSDMLINSSIEVGAQNVYWEKEGAFTGEVSPVMLKEAGAMYVVIGHSERRQYFNETNETVNKKIKAALSEGLIPIMCVGEKLDEREKNLTFDVVKDHVVNGLKGLAKEDVRDMIIAYEPVWAIGTGKTATPDQAQEVHKYIRGLLGELYDKDTADDVRIQYGGSVKPDNIKDLINQEDIDGVLVGGASLKIEQFVPIVRESAKKGV, from the coding sequence ATGAGGCGCGTAATAATAGCAGGCAACTGGAAGATGCACAAGACCATAGTGGAGTCCATAGAGCTGGTCAATGCCCTAAAAAGGGATTTGGCGGATATAGAAAATATTGACGTAGTAGTCATTCCGCCCTACACTGCGCTCAGCGAGGTGTCGGATATGCTCATAAATTCCAGCATAGAAGTGGGCGCGCAGAATGTGTACTGGGAAAAAGAAGGGGCATTTACGGGAGAAGTATCGCCTGTCATGCTAAAGGAAGCGGGTGCCATGTATGTAGTCATCGGGCACTCGGAGCGAAGGCAGTATTTTAACGAGACTAATGAAACCGTCAATAAAAAGATAAAAGCCGCACTTAGTGAAGGGCTTATACCCATAATGTGCGTCGGAGAAAAACTTGACGAGAGGGAAAAAAATCTCACCTTTGACGTTGTTAAGGACCATGTAGTAAACGGCTTGAAAGGCCTCGCAAAGGAAGATGTCCGCGATATGATAATAGCTTATGAACCTGTCTGGGCGATAGGTACAGGAAAGACGGCCACGCCGGACCAGGCCCAGGAAGTCCATAAGTATATCAGGGGGCTGTTGGGCGAGCTGTATGATAAAGATACTGCCGATGATGTAAGGATACAATACGGCGGAAGCGTAAAACCGGACAACATAAAAGATCTTATCAATCAGGAAGATATAGACGGCGTTCTGGTAGGCGGTGCGAGCTTAAAGATAGAACAGTTTGTCCCGATAGTCAGGGAATCCGCGAAGAAGGGAGTTTAA
- the gap gene encoding type I glyceraldehyde-3-phosphate dehydrogenase: MATKIGINGFGRIGRMVARAILEMKSKSIELVAVNDITDTKTNAHLLKYDSVHGRFPEEVKALGADAISVGGKTIKVLAKRDPAELPWKELGVEIVVESTGLFTIKKDGVNKKGKEVRGAENHITKGGAKKVIISAPAQGEDITIVMGVNDDKYDPKNHNVVSNASCTTNCLAPVAKILNDKWGIERGLMTTIHAYTNDQRVQDMAHSDLRRARAAAVSMIPTSTGAAKAISLVIPELKGKLDGFAIRVPVPNVSVVDLTCNLSKKTTVEEVNAALREASEGKLKGILGFTMDPVVSVDFNHCPLSSIVDGPSTKVLQDNFIKVLSWYDNEWGYSCRVVDLIELMVAKGL; encoded by the coding sequence ATGGCGACGAAAATTGGTATAAACGGGTTTGGAAGAATAGGCAGAATGGTCGCGAGGGCGATCCTTGAGATGAAATCCAAATCCATAGAATTGGTAGCAGTAAACGACATAACCGATACAAAGACAAACGCGCACCTACTTAAATATGATTCGGTGCACGGCCGTTTTCCCGAAGAAGTAAAGGCGCTTGGGGCAGATGCTATCTCGGTAGGCGGAAAGACTATAAAGGTCCTTGCCAAAAGAGACCCCGCAGAGCTGCCATGGAAAGAACTCGGCGTTGAGATAGTAGTAGAATCCACAGGCCTTTTTACCATTAAAAAAGACGGCGTCAACAAAAAAGGCAAAGAAGTAAGGGGCGCCGAGAACCACATTACAAAAGGCGGCGCGAAGAAAGTCATTATATCCGCTCCTGCCCAGGGCGAAGATATAACGATCGTTATGGGCGTAAACGACGATAAGTATGACCCGAAAAACCACAATGTCGTATCAAATGCTTCTTGCACGACCAACTGTCTTGCGCCGGTCGCCAAGATCCTGAATGATAAATGGGGGATTGAGCGAGGGCTCATGACGACCATACACGCTTATACAAACGACCAGAGAGTCCAGGATATGGCGCATTCGGATCTTAGACGCGCGCGCGCTGCGGCAGTCTCCATGATACCGACCTCTACAGGAGCCGCAAAAGCTATATCGCTTGTCATTCCGGAATTAAAAGGTAAGCTAGACGGCTTTGCAATCCGCGTCCCCGTACCGAATGTTTCGGTTGTGGACCTTACCTGCAATTTATCGAAAAAGACTACGGTAGAAGAGGTAAATGCTGCGCTTCGTGAAGCATCCGAAGGAAAGCTGAAAGGCATATTAGGGTTTACTATGGACCCAGTAGTCTCCGTAGATTTTAACCACTGCCCCTTAAGCTCCATCGTAGACGGGCCGAGCACAAAGGTATTGCAGGATAATTTCATAAAAGTGCTTTCTTGGTACGACAATGAATGGGGTTATTCATGCAGAGTGGTGGATCTAATCGAATTGATGGTGGCGAAAGGCTTATGA
- the rbfA gene encoding 30S ribosome-binding factor RbfA — translation MTRKRPQRVANAIRREIGTMIQEELKDPRIAFTTITRVEITPDLRYAKVYYTVLGNEKETRSTEVAFNNAKGFIKNAIGDRLKLRLTPEIVFKIDKSQEYTNKIEKLFDRLHKEKETKEDA, via the coding sequence ATGACGAGGAAGCGTCCGCAGAGAGTGGCAAATGCAATAAGAAGGGAAATAGGTACGATGATACAAGAGGAGCTTAAGGACCCAAGGATTGCCTTTACGACTATAACAAGGGTGGAAATTACGCCGGACCTTCGTTACGCAAAGGTTTACTATACAGTATTGGGCAATGAAAAAGAGACAAGATCCACGGAAGTCGCTTTTAATAATGCCAAAGGTTTTATAAAGAACGCCATAGGCGACCGGCTTAAGCTGCGCCTTACTCCCGAGATAGTATTTAAGATAGACAAATCTCAGGAATACACGAATAAAATAGAGAAGTTATTCGATAGATTACACAAAGAAAAAGAGACGAAGGAGGATGCATGA
- a CDS encoding phosphoglycerate kinase yields MNKKTLKDIDVKNKRVIVRVDFNVPLDKKSLAITDDSRIKGAIPTIQYLISNDAKVILMSHLGRPDGKVKDELRLDPVGKKLSELLAKKVTKLNDCVGPDVEKAVSEMKPKDVVLLENLRFHPEEEENDPEFAKKLASLADIFVNDAFGTCHRAHASTEGITKYLPSVAGFLVDKEIKYFEEATTNPVKPYVAILGGAKVSDKIGVITNLMDKVDAILIGGAMAYTFLKSEGINIGKSKLEADKVDLAKDILSKAKAKNVRILLPVDHVVADKVDAAAKTEIVNTREIPDGEIGLDIGPKTIEEFEKVLKDSKTVVWNGPVGFFEIKPFSKGTEELARFLTTIKATTIIGGGDTAAAIYELGLEDKMSHISTGGGASLEYLEGKTLPGIAALNDK; encoded by the coding sequence ATGAACAAGAAGACGCTGAAGGATATTGACGTAAAAAATAAACGCGTCATCGTGCGGGTAGACTTCAACGTGCCGCTTGATAAAAAATCGTTGGCTATAACGGACGACAGCCGGATAAAAGGGGCTATTCCGACTATCCAGTATCTCATCTCGAACGACGCAAAAGTCATATTGATGAGCCATCTCGGCAGGCCTGACGGAAAGGTTAAAGATGAGCTGAGGCTGGACCCTGTAGGAAAAAAATTGAGCGAGCTTTTGGCGAAAAAGGTCACAAAACTGAACGATTGCGTAGGCCCGGATGTAGAAAAGGCCGTTTCGGAAATGAAGCCTAAGGATGTGGTACTTCTTGAAAACCTGCGCTTCCATCCGGAAGAAGAAGAGAATGACCCGGAATTTGCAAAGAAGCTCGCATCGCTTGCCGATATATTTGTAAACGACGCATTTGGCACATGCCACAGAGCTCACGCGTCTACTGAGGGCATCACAAAATATCTTCCATCCGTTGCCGGATTCCTGGTAGATAAAGAGATAAAATATTTCGAAGAGGCCACCACGAACCCTGTGAAACCGTATGTTGCCATACTGGGCGGGGCAAAGGTATCGGATAAGATAGGCGTCATAACGAATCTGATGGATAAAGTGGATGCCATACTCATCGGCGGCGCTATGGCTTACACGTTTCTTAAATCCGAGGGCATAAATATAGGAAAATCAAAGTTGGAAGCCGATAAAGTGGATCTGGCTAAAGATATATTGTCAAAGGCCAAGGCAAAGAACGTCAGGATTTTGCTTCCGGTCGACCATGTCGTGGCCGACAAGGTGGACGCGGCCGCTAAGACAGAAATTGTCAATACGAGAGAGATACCCGACGGCGAAATAGGTTTGGATATCGGGCCCAAGACGATAGAGGAATTCGAAAAGGTCCTCAAAGATTCAAAGACGGTAGTATGGAACGGCCCCGTGGGATTTTTTGAGATAAAACCGTTTTCTAAAGGCACAGAAGAGCTGGCAAGGTTTCTTACGACAATAAAGGCGACTACAATAATCGGCGGCGGCGATACCGCGGCGGCGATATACGAACTCGGCCTGGAAGATAAGATGTCGCATATATCCACAGGCGGGGGCGCTTCGCTGGAATACCTGGAAGGAAAGACCTTACCGGGCATAGCAGCGCTTAACGACAAATAG